The genomic region AAAACTTTTCTAAGAAAGAACCAAGAAACAGAAACAAACCTTCAGTTTTATTTCCACGACACACAGAGCGGAAAAAACCCAAGCGCTGTTAAGGTAGCCGAACCGGTAGACAACACCAAGTCATTCGTCACCCAGTTCGGAAACATCTGGATGGCGGATGACCCTTTAACAGAAACATCTGATCCGAAATCCAAGCTCGTCGGCCGGGCGCAAGGTATTTATGCATCATCATGTCAGCAGGAGCTCGGGCTTCTTATGTCTCTGAGCTACTCGTTTGTTGATGGACCGTATAACGGTAGCACGTTTGCTCTTGTTGGGAAGAACTCTGCTATGAACCCGGTTCGTGAGATGCCTGTTGTTGGTGGCACTGGGCTTTTCCGTATGGCAAGAGGTTACGCCATTGCTAAGACTCATTGGATTGATATAACCACTGGTGATGCTATTGTTGGCTACAATGTCACACTCGTTCATTAGAGTTAGTTAAccgtttttcttttatttctataTAAATAAATCACTATATAGTTTATCTACCTTTCTATAATATGCACACACAATCCAGTTTCATGTTTTATTGTACTTTTGCTTTGTTCTTCTTCAAACGAATGCAGCTTTTTGGCCGTGTTCTGAGTTATATATCTTTTATACGTATTGGAATATTATTGTATACCGGTTGGGATCTTCCAACTTGAGGGAAGAGGACTTCTCTCTAACTTTTCCTCTATCTCTCTCAACAAACAAACATGTATTATTTGAATGTGTTTGGCATTGTATGAAAATGACAAGAATGTAGGACCATTCTCTTGgttgtttttatttctttcttaatcttttttttcaattttatcgtCATTAAGAGAGAGGTAGGGAGGATTAAGGGAAATTGAGGAGGTTTGCAGGGGTGGGAATGATTCTTTTTGATGGGGTTTGTTAAACAATTTTGATGGATTGGAAATGATTCTTTTTCAATGGGGTTTGTTGAACAATTTTGATGGATTGAGAATGATTAAAATGGTTAAGTGGGATTGGTTTTTAGTTGCTAATAAGGTGATGTGAACTCTTTGGTAGGCGGATTGGAATACCTTTTTGGGTTTTTGTTTTGTATAATTCCTTTCTTGTTTGGACCGGTGATTT from Vicia villosa cultivar HV-30 ecotype Madison, WI unplaced genomic scaffold, Vvil1.0 ctg.003544F_1_1, whole genome shotgun sequence harbors:
- the LOC131641166 gene encoding dirigent protein 23-like, whose amino-acid sequence is MPRRNQIHNTTQTNPAKMAKQNVVVVIMLILNVILPSPIQSLKLKASTWGKTFLRKNQETETNLQFYFHDTQSGKNPSAVKVAEPVDNTKSFVTQFGNIWMADDPLTETSDPKSKLVGRAQGIYASSCQQELGLLMSLSYSFVDGPYNGSTFALVGKNSAMNPVREMPVVGGTGLFRMARGYAIAKTHWIDITTGDAIVGYNVTLVH